The following coding sequences are from one Loxodonta africana isolate mLoxAfr1 chromosome 18, mLoxAfr1.hap2, whole genome shotgun sequence window:
- the LOC100673693 gene encoding keratin, type I cytoskeletal 19 isoform X1: protein MTSYSYRQSSATSSFGGLGGGSVRFSGGGAFRAPSIHGGSGGRGVSVSSARFVSSSASGGYGGGYAGALAVSDGLLAGNEKFTMQNLNDRLASYLAKVRALEEANGELEVKIRDWYQKQGPGPSRDYSQYYQTIDDLRDKILAATIENSKIVLQIDNARLAADDFRTKFETEQALRLSVEADINGLRRVLDELTLARTDLEMQIEGLKEELAYLKKNHEEEISALRGQVGGQVSVEVDSAPGIDLAKILTDMRNQYEVMAEKNRKDAEAWFTSRTEELDQQVAVHTEQLQISKTEVTDLRRTLQGLEIELQSQLSMKAALEGTLAETEARFGAKLAQIQALISSIEAQLSEVRADTERQNQEYQQLLGIKSRLEQEIATYRSLLEGQDALPPIKAY, encoded by the exons ATGACTTCTTACAGCTATCGCCAGTCGTCCGCCACCTCGTCCTTCGGGGGCCTGGGCGGCGGCTCCGTGCGCTTTAGTGGGGGCGGCGCCTTCCGCGCGCCCAGCATCCACGGGGGCTCGGGCGGCCGCGGCGTGTCGGTGTCGTCCGCCCGCTTCGTGTCCTCGTCCGCCTCCGGGGGCTATGGCGGCGGCTATGCGGGCGCCCTGGCCGTGTCCGACGGGCTGCTGGCGGGCAATGAGAAGTTCACCATGCAGAACCTCAACGACCGTCTGGCTTCCTACCTGGCCAAGGTGCGCGCCCTGGAGGAGGCCAACGGCGAGCTGGAGGTGAAGATCCGCGACTGGTACCAGAAGCAGGGCCCCGGGCCCTCCCGCGACTACAGCCAGTACTACCAGACCATCGATGATCTGCGGGACAAG attcttgcTGCCACCATTGAAAACTCCAAGATTGTCCTACAGATCGACAATGCCCGTCTGGCTGCGGATGACTTCCGGACTAA ATTTGAGACGGAGCAGGCCCTGCGTCTGAGCGTGGAAGCCGACATCAACGGCCTGCGCAGGGTGCTGGATGAGCTGACCCTGGCCAGGACCGACCTGGAGATGCAGATCGAAGGCCTGAAGGAGGAGCTGGCCTACTTGAAGAAGAACCATGAGGAA GAAATCAGTGCCCTGAGGGGCCAGGTGGGTGGCCAGGTCAGTGTGGAGGTGGATTCTGCTCCGGGCATCGACCTTGCCAAGATCCTGACCGACATGAGAAACCAATATGAGGTCATGGCCGAGAAGAACCGGAAGGATGCTGAAGCCTGGTTTACCAGCCGG ACCGAGGAGCTGGACCAGCAGGTCGCTGTCCACACAGAACAACTCCAGATCAGCAAGACGGAGGTGACTGACCTGCGGCGCACGCTCCAGGGCCTGGAGATTGAGCTACAGTCACAGCTGAGCATG AAAGCTGCCCTGGAAGGCACGCTGGCGGAAACGGAGGCCCGCTTCGGGGCCAAGCTGGCGCAGATCCAGGCGCTCATCAGCAGTATTGAGGCCCAGCTAAGCGAAGTGCGTGCTGACACCGAGCGGCAGAATCAGGAGTACCAGCAGCTCTTGGGGATCAAATCACGGCTGGAGCAGGAGATTGCCACCTACCGCAGTCTGCTCGAGGGCCAGGATGCCCTGCCCCCCATCAAGGCCTACTGA
- the LOC100673693 gene encoding keratin, type I cytoskeletal 15 isoform X2, which yields MSASDTIPPPPFSPPGHKRRQVRASPLLLPTAAPRASDFCILRFAMTSYSYRQSSATSSFGGLGGGSVRFSGGGAFRAPSIHGGSGGRGVSVSSARFVSSSASGGYGGGYTSSSTFGGGYGGGMSCGFGGGAGGFGGGFGGGLGGGFGGGFGGSFRDFSGGDGGLLSGNEKITMQNLNDRLASYLDKVRALEEANADLEVKIRDWYQKQSPTSPERDYSHYFQTIEEIRDKILAASINNSRVILEIDNARLAADDFRLKYENELALRQSVEADINGLRRVLDELTLARTDLEMQIESLNEELAYLKKNHEEERKEYGSQLAGQVNVEMDAAPGVDLTRVLAEMREQYEAMAEKNRRDAEAWFFSKTEELNKEVASNTEMIQTSKTEITDLRRTLQGLEIELQSQLSTKAGLENSLAEIECRYATQLQQIQGLISSLETQLSELRWEMEAQNQEYNMLLDIKTRLEQEIATYRSLLEGQDAKMAGIGTREAFLGGGGGSSSSSSSKVRINVEESVDGKIVSSRKTEI from the exons ATGTCCGCCTCTGACACCATTCCCCCTCCCCCTTTCAGCCCGCCGGGGCATAAAAGGCGCCAGGTGAGGGCCTCGCCACTCCTCCTGCCGACCGCAGCTCCTAGGGCCAGCGACTTCTGCATCCTCCGTTTCGCCATGACTTCTTACAGCTATCGCCAGTCGTCCGCCACCTCGTCCTTCGGGGGCCTGGGCGGCGGCTCCGTGCGCTTTAGTGGGGGCGGCGCCTTCCGCGCGCCCAGCATCCACGGGGGCTCGGGCGGCCGCGGCGTGTCGGTGTCGTCCGCCCGCTTCGTGTCCTCGTCCGCCTCCGGGGGCTATGGCGGCGGCTAT ACCTCATCCTCCACCTTTGGGG GGGGCTATGGGGGTGGCATGAGCTGTGGCTTTGGTGGAGGGGCAGGTGGTTTTGGTGGAGGGTTTGGAGGTGGCCTTGGAGGTGGCTTTGGTGGGGGTTTCGGTGGTAGCTTTCGTGACTTTAGTGGTGGCGATGGTGGTCTCCTCTCTGGCAATGAGAAGATCACCATGCAGAACCTCAATGATCGCCTGGCCTCCTACCTGGACAAGGTGCGTGCCCTGGAGGAGGCCAACGCAGACCTGGAGGTGAAGATCCGAGACTGGTATCAGAAGCAGAGCCCGACCAGCCCAGAGCGTGACTACAGCCACTATTTCCAGACCATCGAAGAGATCCGGGACAAG ATCCTGGCAGCCAGCATCAACAACTCCCGTGTCATCCTGGAGATCGACAATGCCAGGCTGGCTGCGGACGACTTCAGACTCAA GTATGAGAACGAGCTGGCCCTGCGCCAGAGTGTGGAGGCCGACATTAACGGCCTACGCAGGGTGCTGGATGAGCTGACCCTGGCCAGGACTGACCTGGAAATGCAGATTGAGAGTCTGAATGAGGAGCTGGCCTACCTGAAGAAGAACCATGAGGAG GAGAGGAAGGAGTATGGCAGCCAGCTGGCTGGCCAGGTCAACGTGGAGATGGACGCAGCACCAGGAGTGGACCTGACCCGTGTGCTGGCTGAGATGCGGGAGCAATACGAGGCCATGGCAGAGAAGAACCGCCGGGATGCTGAGGCCTGGTTCTTCAGCAAG ACTGAGGAACTGAACAAGGAGGTGGCTTCCAACACAGAAATGATCCAGACCAGCAAGACGGAGATCACAGACCTGCGACGCACTCTCCAGGGGTTGGAGATCGAGCTGCAGTCACAACTCAGCACG AAAGCCGGCCTGGAGAACTCCCTGGCAGAGATTGAGTGCCGCTACGCCACACAGCTGCAGCAGATCCAGGGGCTCATCAGCAGCCTGGAGACCCAGTTGAGTGAGCTCCGTTGGGAGATGGAGGCTCAGAACCAGGAGTACAATATGCTGCTGGATATCAAGACGCGGCTGGAGCAGGAGATCGCCACCTACCGCAGCCTACTGGAGGGCCAGGACGCCAA GATGGCTGGCATTGGCACCAGGGAAG CTTTCctgggaggtggtggtggcagcagcagcagcagcagcagcaaagtcCGCATCAATGTAGAGGAGTCAGTGGACGGGAAGATAGTGTCTTCCCGAAAGACAGAAATCTAA